The genomic DNA AGGTAGTGGAAAATTACAATTATTTACTGTTGCGCTCTCAGCCAAAGGGAGTTTACTCAACAGTACATTTTCAAAAATATAATTAAAAAAATGTACCTGTGCCCCAATTCCATGAGGAATTACAGTTTCAAAACCAGTTCCCTCAAAAACTTTTTTACGCACACCTTTGGTAAAGAACCTAAAACTCTGAAAAACTTCCTGCATACCAACAATGTCAAAAGTATCTTCACTCAACCATTCTTTTACTCTTCTTCTATATTCAGAAACTAAACGCCTATTGTCTTTTACAATTCTTCCAAATTGAATAAATTTAGACCTTCTTTCTTTTAAAATAGGGCCTCTAAAAAGATGGGCGTTCAATGTAGCAAGCCTAATAACCTTCCTATTAGTCACAATTCCCTCCTGTGGTTTTAGCTTATTTTATAAAAGAGCTTTTGTTTTAAATTAGCTAATTACATCTTTTTTGTCAATAAACTTACTTTTATAAACTCTCTAAACAAAGGATGTGGGCTCATTGGACGAGATTTAAATTCTGGATGAAATTGTACACCAATAAAGAAAGGATGGTTTTCCAACTCTACTATTTCTACCAAATCTGACTCTGGATTTACTCCAACAATTTTAAGCCCCGCGTCGTCCATCAGTGTGCGATATTCATTGTTAAATTCATATCTATGTCTGTGACGCTCTGAAATATTTGCCTTTTTATAAGCATTTCTTGTTTTTGTACCTTGTCTCAATACGCAATCATAAGCACCAAGTCGCATAGTTCCACCGTATTTATTTTCTCCCATATTTTTTACTTGGAGTTCGTTCACAGCTATCACAGGATTTGCAGTAGATGGTTCTACCTCCACTGTATTTGCATCTTTTTTACCCAATACATTTCTTACAAATTCTATTGTAGCAAGTTGCATTCCATAACAAATTCCCAAATATGGTATTTTATTTTCTCTTATATACTTTATAGCCATTATTATTCCTTCTACCCCTCTTGTACCAAAACCACCTGGAACAACAACACCATCATAATTATTTAGCTCCTTCAATTTTTTTGGATCTTTTTCAAATTCTTCTGAATCTACCCATTCCAATACAGGCTGAACTTTGTTGTGCCACGAGGCATGCTTAATAGCCTCTATAACAGATATATACGAGTCAGATAAAGTGTATTTGCCTGTGCCAAAATATTTACCAACCACAGCAATTCTGACCTCTTTTGTAGAACTATTCATTCTACCTATAAAACGCTCCCAAGATTTCAAATTTGTATCGCGAGAATTCAAATGTAGAACTTTCAATAATTTATTTCCCAAATTTTCTTTTTCAAAATTAATAGGAACTTCATAAATAGATTTTACATCCGGCGCAGAAATACAATGAGTCTTCTTTACACCACAAAACAAAGACAACTTCTCACGCCTTGGTTTGTCCAAAGATTGTGGACCACGAGCAAGTATAAAATCTGCATTTATTCCAGCCTGGTTCAAAGTTCTGGATGCTTGCTGAGTTGGCTTTGTCTTCATCTCACCAATATGATAAGGCACC from Candidatus Magasanikbacteria bacterium includes the following:
- a CDS encoding CTP synthase — protein: MKKRKKRRKFIFIVGGVMSGVGKGVAAASIGAIMKAKGFRVTALKADPYINLDAGTMNPTEHGEVFVTDDGDETDQDMGNYERFLDIDLTSTNYMTTGRVYMSVIEKERTMKYKGKCVQVVPHIPEEILRRIYKATEDQDTDITIIEIGGTVGEYESALFLEAARTLKLKKPKDVAIVLVSYMPVPYHIGEMKTKPTQQASRTLNQAGINADFILARGPQSLDKPRREKLSLFCGVKKTHCISAPDVKSIYEVPINFEKENLGNKLLKVLHLNSRDTNLKSWERFIGRMNSSTKEVRIAVVGKYFGTGKYTLSDSYISVIEAIKHASWHNKVQPVLEWVDSEEFEKDPKKLKELNNYDGVVVPGGFGTRGVEGIIMAIKYIRENKIPYLGICYGMQLATIEFVRNVLGKKDANTVEVEPSTANPVIAVNELQVKNMGENKYGGTMRLGAYDCVLRQGTKTRNAYKKANISERHRHRYEFNNEYRTLMDDAGLKIVGVNPESDLVEIVELENHPFFIGVQFHPEFKSRPMSPHPLFREFIKVSLLTKKM